In the Sus scrofa isolate TJ Tabasco breed Duroc chromosome 7, Sscrofa11.1, whole genome shotgun sequence genome, one interval contains:
- the MDC1 gene encoding mediator of DNA damage checkpoint protein 1 isoform X10 — MDTSQIMEDTQVINWEAEEEEVEEGPSEPLGCNLQPVGQLRIFSSSYGPEKDFPLYLGKNVVGRMPECSVALPFSSISKQHAVIEILAWNKAPVLRDCGSLNGTQILRPPKVLGPGVSHRLRNRELILFADLPCQYHRLDVPPPLVSRGPLTVEETPRGQGGTQPHRLLLAEDSEEEVDSLSERCVVKGPKTSLTTVIPESDEEGPSPAPDGPGPPFAFNLNSDTDEEESQQPGAGEAPSAAETEQPKPVTTEIQLIKDQCPVKEKHKDARVKRAASNGVVPVGAILERSQPAGEDSDTDVDEGSGLPRRPAGAHSERAQPCGFIDSDTDAEEEGIPATPAVVPVKKRQIFHEVGTESPQAPGVAHAQESPAGSDTDIEEGEAPRTVPLDSSRASMMIDSNMDDEEEVSAALTLARLRESQAVPWNRDAGAGDHRAQPVALLDQSQASAGRDSDTDMEEEGLPLEKRGSLPKGPADKAHPEKSQPPLRGSDVKVEEDERSPGVHPGRSQASATVDAITQVEEKAPPRPAVTLSEKHQVPVAWTPQTDVEAEGDPAKLPVVHPAEARPPPAGGHEPDVEKNTSLAASAGADVRKSQLLAEGDAGTEWAVAILEQDRALGAGAQSVSARAQVGQDLPLVSREHLADVAVDTGAPGEATQTQREGTQALTERERELNVDRTIDSGDNRDDSEDLDLQATQCFVEGENQSPEGTLDEPWELLATQPFCPRESEASEIQPVDTHLEARGLCPSPPRAALPEQHPESPEPLGSQGGGRQTVEKATGTPRETAEGPTPERGPLERATKEPPSEGERGGMGEEGLPRGTQDREEKQVLAGVTQRQESDRTVKSTSTDGGLESLQVEIETPKEMQENEIEKQTLARDMLEREAEKPVAERESEAGGPEVKVPEAVQDRGPLRAEAEGTSQDQKGQASNLTPEPGAGVGYLQGLASAPAAPRSQAGGGGEAPVSPRRQQRGDLNCKMPPAEKSGGDQESPEACLPPEPPEASAPLQNPLPSQSPKHPAPQSRLSPPPPPLEQSTPRTRPPQSQESPEPPFSSELDPPNPEPKVRPQGSPPLSPIPLEAHPTSPTDQAGSPEPTSRAARGGTHRSFEVTPMSVVPTALELQSSTSADQPVVPKPTLRAPWGRTHRSSVKTPEPNIPTAPELQPSTPTDQPVAPEPLSRATRGRTPRASVKTSEPVVPAAPEPQPSTPTDQPVVPKPTLRAPRGRTHRSSVKTPEPNIPTAPELRPSTPTDQPVAPEPLSRATRGRTPRASVKSPEQNVPTAPEHPQPSTPTDQPVTPKPTSRATRGRAHRSSVKTPAASEPLPSASTDQPITPKPTSRGRAHRSSAKTPELQPPTSTGQPVTPRPTSQATRGRTHRSSIKTPEPVVPTDPEPQPSTPTDQPITPELTSAATRGRTRRSTVKTPEPVVPTDPEPQPSTPTDQPITPKPTSWATRGQAHRSSVKTPEPHVPTDPKPQPSTPTDQPVTPKPTSRATRGRARKSSVKTPEPVVPTAAEPQPSASTDQPITPKPTSRGRAHRSSAKTPELQPPTSTGQPVTPRPTSGATQGRTHRSSAKTSQAVEPTAPVLEPPSPIGQPVTPKVIAEGGQNRILRSSRVGAVPGPTPPELQCPVPAEQPVPPEPIPRASCSRRPRATRKRESLTAHVGPDPCSAPPEPNSRSSRTQSLSTTPEPTLPQLPEAPAHAPQIPKVEAAGRPGFTLEPQPKATQKRKRPLAPADSPPLPKRLQRGEVPPKTVILEEEENPTARPGREEDAVIPEPGKRKRDQTEEEPRGVPSRSLRRTKPAQESTAPRVLFTGVVDARGERAVLALGGSLASSVAEASHLVTDRIRRTVKFLCALGRGIPILSLDWLHQSRKAGCFLPPDEYVVTDPEQEKNFGFSLREALSRARERKLLEGYEIHVTPGVQPPPPQMGEIISCCGGTVLPSMPRSYKPQRVVITCSQDFPRCSVPFRLGLPVLSPEFLLTGVLKQEAKPEAFVLSTLEMASA; from the exons atggatactagtcag ATCATGGAGGACACCCAGGTTATTAACTGGGAGGCTGAAGAAGAGGAGGTTGAAGAGGGACCCAGTGAACCTTTGGGGTGTAACTTGCAGCCCGTAGGGCAACTGCGTATCTTCAGTAGTTCCTATGGACCAGAAAAAG ATTTCCCACTCTACCTTGGGAAGAACGTGGTGGGCCGAATGCCCGAGTGCTCTGTGGCCCTGCCTTTTTCATCCATCTCCAAACAACATGCAGTGATTGAAATCTTGGCCTGGAACAAGGCGCCTGTCCTCCGCGACTGTGGGAGCCTCAATGGCACTCAGATCCTGAGGCCTCCCAAGGTCCTGGGCCCTGGGGTGAGTCATCGTTTGAGGAACCGGGAGTTGATTCTCTTTGCTGACTTGCCCTGCCAGTACCATCGCTTGGATGTCCCCCCGCCCTTGGTCTCTCGGGGCCCTCTAACTGTAGAGGAGACACCCAGGGGACAGGGAGGAACTCAACCGCACAGGCTTCTGTTGGCTGAGGACTCAGAGGAGGAAGTAG ATTCTCTTTCTGAAAGGTGTGTGGTGAAAGGACCAAAGACTTCTTTGACAACAGTGATTCCAGAGAG TGATGAAGAGGGGCCTTCCCCCGCCCCAGATGGCCCTGGACCACCTTTTGCCTTCAACTTGAACAGTGACACGGATGAGGAAGAAAGTCAGCAACCAGGAGCAGGAGAGGCTCCCTCAGCTGCAGAGACAGAACAGCCTAAACCTGTCACAACCGAAATCCAGCTCATAAAGGACCAGTGTCCAGTGAAGGAGAAGCACAAGGACGCAAGAGTTAAGAGGGCTGCCAGCAATGGGGTGGTTCCAGTTGGGGCGATTCTGGAGAGGAGCCAGCCTGCTGGGGAGGACAGTGACACAGATGTGGATGAGGGGAGTGGGCTTCCACGGAGGCCAGCTGGAGCCCATTCAGAAAGGGCCCAGCCTTGTGGCTTCATAGACAGTGATACTGATGCGGAAGAAGAGGGGATCCCCGCCACCCCAGCAGTAGTTCCCGTGAAGAAGAGGCAGATCTTCCATGAAGTTGGGACAGAGAGCCCCCAGGCACCTGGCGTGGCACATGCACAGGAGAGCCCGGCTGGTAGTGATACAGATATAGAGGAGGGAGAGGCCCCCCGGACGGTCCCTCTGGACAGCAGCCGAGCCTCCATGATGATcgacagcaacatggatgacgaGGAAGAAGTCTCAGCGGCGCTCACTCTGGCACGTCTGAGAGAGAGCCAGGCTGTTCCATGGAACAGAGATGCAGGTGCAGGAGACCACAGGGCCCAACCTGTGGCCCTTCTGGATCAAAGCCAGGCCTCTGCTGGGAGAGACAGTGACACAGACATGGAAGAAGAGGGGCTCCCCCTAGAAAAGAGAGGAAGTCTCCCCAAGGGTCCTGCAGACAAGGCCCATCCAGAAAAGAGCCAGCCTCCTCTCAGGGGCAGTGACGTGAAGGTGGAGGAAGATGAGCGCTCACCTGGAGTCCACCCAGGGAGAAGCCAAGCCTCTGCCACTGTGGACGCCATCACCCAAGTGGAGGAGAAAGCCCCACCAAGGCCAGCTGTTACACTTTCAGAGAAGCATCAGGTGCCTGTGGCATGGACACCTCAAACAGATGTGGAGGCAGAAGGCGACCCAGCAAAGCTGCCTGTGGTGCATCCAGCGGAAGCCCGCCCTCCTCCAGCTGGGGGCCATGAACCAGATGTGGAAAAGAACACGTCCTTAGCAGCCTCAGCTGGGGCAGACGTCAGAAAGAGCCAGCTTCTGGCAGAAGGGGATGCTGGGACGGAGTGGGCTGTAGCCATTCTTGAACAGGACCGAGCTCTTGGGGCCGGGGCCCAGAGTGTGTCAGCCAGGGCACAGGTGGGGCAGGACCTTCCCCTTGTCTCAAGAGAGCACCTAGCAGATGTGGCGGTGGACACAGGCGCTCCAGGGGAAGCCACCCAGACACAGAGAGAGGGAACCCAGGCCctcacagagagggagagagaactaAACGTGGACAGGACCATAGACTCTGGAGACAACCGTGACG ATTCTGAAGATCTGGACCTGCAAGCCACCCAGTGCTTTGTGGAGGGAGAGAATCAGAGCCCGGAAG GTACCCTGGATGAGCCATGGGAGCTCTTAGCTACACAGCCATTCTGTCCAAGAGAGTCTGAGGCCTCTGAGATCCAGCCCGTTGACACCCACCTGGAGGCCCGTGGCCTTTGCCCCTCTCCACCTAGGGCAGCACTGCCAGAGCAACACCCAGAGAGCCCAGAGCCACTGGGGAGTCAGGGTGGAGGGCGGCAGACTGTGGAGAAAGCCACGGGTACCCCGAGAGAAACAGCAGAGGGGCCGACCCCTGAGAGAGGGCCCCTGGAGAGGGCAACCAAGGAGCCGCCAtcagaaggagagaggggagggatgggagaggaggggtTACCCAGGGGGACACAGGACAGGGAAGAAAAACAGGTGTTAGCTGGAGTTACTCAGAGACAAGAGTCTGACAGAACAGTGAAAAGTACAAGCACTGACGGGGGCCTGGAGAGTTTGCAGGTAGAAATTGAGACACCCAAGGAAATGCAAGAGAATGAGATAGAAAAGCAGACTCTTGCAAGAGACATGctggagagggaagcagagaaacctgtagcagagagagagagtgaggcaGGTGGGCCAGAAGTAAAGGTGCCCGAAGCCGTACAGGACAGAGGCCCACTGAGAGCGGAGGCAGAGGGGACCAGCCAGGACCAGAAAGGCCAGGCCTCCAATCTGACACCAGAGCCTGGAGCGGGGGTGGGGTACCTTCAGGGACTTGCTTCAGCCCCAGCAGCTCCCCGGAGCcaggcaggtggaggaggggaagccCCAGTGAGCCCCAGGAGACAGCAGAGAG GTGACTTGAATTGCAAGATGCCACCTGCTGAGAAGTCTGGG GGTGATCAGGAATCCCCGGAGGCTTGTCTGCCTCCTGAACCGCCTGAAGCGTCAGCCCCACTCCAGAACCCTCTCCCCTCTCAGAGCCCAAAGCATCCTGCACCTCAATCCCGcctgtccccccctccccctcctttagAACAGTCCACTCCCAGGACCAGGCCACCTCAGAGTCAGGAGTCCCCAGAGCCTCCCTTTTCCTCAGAGCTGGACCCTCCCAACCCAGAACCCAAAGTCAGGCCCCAGGGGTCCCCTCCACTTTCTCCTATACCCCTCGAGGCCCACCCTACCTCCCCCACAGACCAGGCCGGCAGCCCTGAGCCCACATCTCGGGCCGCTCGTGGCGGGACACATAGGTCCTTTGAAGTGACCCCCATGTCAGTTGTCCCCACAGCCCTTGAGCTGCAGTCCTCTACCTCCGCAGACCAGCCTGTGGTCCCCAAGCCCACACTTCGGGCTCCTTGGGGCAGGACACATAGGTCCTCCGTCAAGACCCCTGAACCAAATATCCCCACAGCCCCTGAGCTCCAGCCTTCCACCCCCACAGACCAGCCTGTTGCCCCTGAGCCCTTATCTCGGGCCACTCGGGGCCGGACACCTAGGGCCTCTGTCAAGACTTCTGAACCAGTTGTCCCTGCAGCCCCTGAGCCCCAGCCTTCCACCCCCACAGACCAGCCTGTGGTCCCCAAGCCCACACTTCGGGCTCCTCGGGGCAGGACACATAGGTCCTCCGTCAAGACCCCTGAACCAAACATCCCCACAGCCCCTGAGCTCCGACCTTCCACCCCCACAGACCAGCCTGTTGCCCCTGAGCCCTTATCTCGGGCCACTCGGGGCCGGACACCTAGGGCCTCTGTCAAGTCCCCTGAACAAAATGTCCCCACAGCCCCTGAGCACCCACAGCCTTCCACCCCCACAGATCAGCCTGTCACCCCCAAACCCACATCTCGTGCCACTCGGGGCAGGGCACACAGGTCCTCTGTCAAGACCCCCGCAGCCTCTGAGCCCCTGCCTTCTGCCTCCACAGACCAGCCCATCACCCCCAAACCCACATCTCGGGGCAGGGCACATAGGTCTTCTGCCAAGACCCCTGAACTCCAGCCTCCCACCTCCACTGGTCAGCCTGTCACCCCCAGACCCACATCTCAGGCCACTCGGGGCAGGACACATAGGTCCTCTATCAAGACCCCCGAACCAGTTGTCCCTACAGACCCTGAGccccagccctccacccccacagacCAGCCCATCACCCCTGAGCTCACATCTGCAGCCACTCGGGGCAGGACACGTAGGTCCACTGTCAAGACCCCCGAACCAGTTGTCCCTACAGACCCTGAGccccagccctccacccccacagacCAGCCCATCACCCCCAAACCCACGTCTTGGGCCACTCGAGGCCAGGCACATAGGTCCTCTGTCAAGACCCCTGAACCACATGTCCCCACAGACCCTAAGccccagccctccacccccacagacCAGCCTGTCACCCCCAAACCCACATCTCGTGCAACTCGGGGCAGGGCACGTAAGTCCTCTGTCAAGACCCCTGAACCAGTTGTCCCTACAGCCGCTGAGCCCCAGCCTTCTGCCTCCACAGACCAGCCCATCACCCCCAAACCCACATCTCGGGGCAGGGCACATAGGTCTTCTGCCAAGACCCCTGAACTCCAGCCTCCCACCTCCACTGGTCAGCCTGTCACCCCCAGACCCACATCTGGGGCCACCCAGGGCAGGACACACAGGTCTTCTGCCAAGACATCCCAAGCAGTTGAACCCACAGCCCCTGTCCTTGAACCTCCCTCCCCCATAGGCCAGCCTGTCACCCCCAAGGTCATAGCTGAGGGTGGTCAGAACAGGATACTCAGATCTTCTAGAGTAGGTGCTGTGCCAGGTCCTACCCCCCCTGAACTCCAGTGTCCTGTCCCCGCAGAACAGCCTGTTCCCCCTGAGCCCATCCCTCGAGCCAGTTGCAGCAGGAGGCCTCGGGCCACTAGGAAGCGGGAGTCTCTCACAGCTCACGTTGGTCCTGACCCCTGCTCTGCTCCCCCTGAACCTAATTCCCGGTCCTCAAGGACCCAGTCCCTTAGCACCACTCCTGAGCCTACCCTCCCTCAGCTTCCTGAGGCACCGGCTCATGCTCCCCAGATCCCAAAGGTGGAGGCAGCAGGTAGACCTGGCTTCACCCTAGAGCCCCAGCCGAAGGCCACCCAAAAGCGCAAGAGGCCTTTGGCTCCTGCAGATTCACCCCCACTTCCAAAACGGCTCCAAAGAGGGGAAGTGCCCCCGAAGACAGTGATCCTCgaggaagaagaaaatcctaCAGCAAGGCCTGGGAGAGAAGAG GATGCAGTGATTCCAGAACCaggcaagagaaagagagaccagACCGAGGAGGAGCCCCGGGGAGTACCGAGCCGCAGCCTGCGCCGGACCAAACCTGCACAAGAGTCCACGGCCCCCAGA GTGCTCTTCACGGGTGTGGTGGATGCTCGTGGAGAGCGGGCGGTGCTGGCCCTGGGGGGCAGTCTGGCCAGCTCAGTGGCCGAGGCGTCCCATTTGGTGACCGATCGGATCCGCCGGACAGTCAAGTTCCTGTGTGCCCTGGGGCGGGGCATCCCCATCCTCTCCCTGGACTGGCTGCATCAG TCCCGCAAGGCAGGTTGCTTCTTGCCTCCAGATGAGTATGTGGTGACTGATCCTGAGCAGGAGAAGAACTTTGGCTTCAGCCTCCGGGAGGCCCTGAGCCGGGCTCGGGAGAGAAAGCTGCTAGAG GGCTATGAGATTCACGTGACCCCAGGAGTCCAGCCACCGCCCCCTCAGATGGGAGAGATCATCAGCTGCTGTGGGGGCACCGTCCTACCCAGCATGCCCCGCTCCTATAAG CCTCAGAGAGTTGTGATCACGTGCTCCCAGGACTTCCCTCGATGCTCCGTTCCATTTCGGCTTGGGCTGCCTGTCCTCTCACCTGAGTTCCTGCTGACAGGAGTCCTGAAGCAGGAGGCCAAGCCAGAGGCCTTTGTCCTCTCCACTTTGGAAATGGCATCTGCCTGA